Proteins found in one Acidobacteriota bacterium genomic segment:
- a CDS encoding DUF3644 domain-containing protein: MRARSKELLERAIAAMIAAIDVYNKPDFPYRAESFTILALNGWELLLKAKWLADHHNQLRSLYVPEDRSKDKRAKFKRGRSGNPLTHTVDFLARKLTEAKVLDEKARCNLELLCELRDTSIHFYHRSEALAERVQEVGMATLKNFVTAAKDWFDADLSRFNFYLMPLAFVSPPAEATGLPLSREEKSFLRYLEAHKAHEDDPAGPYSVAIRLEVRFVRSKATDAAAVRVTTDPKAPAVRLTEEQFRERYPWDYGELTKRCRERYADFKVDKKYHQIRKGFEQNERFVHIRRLDPGNPRSAKKPFFAPTILQEIDNHYRKR; encoded by the coding sequence ATGAGAGCACGGAGTAAGGAGCTCCTTGAGAGGGCTATAGCCGCCATGATTGCGGCGATCGACGTGTACAACAAGCCCGACTTTCCCTATCGGGCCGAGTCCTTCACGATCCTGGCCTTGAACGGCTGGGAACTGCTTCTCAAGGCCAAGTGGCTTGCGGACCACCATAACCAGCTCCGCAGCCTCTATGTGCCCGAAGACAGGTCAAAGGACAAGAGAGCGAAGTTCAAGAGGGGCCGATCTGGCAATCCTCTGACCCATACGGTCGATTTCCTGGCCAGAAAGCTGACCGAGGCCAAGGTCCTCGATGAGAAGGCCCGTTGCAACCTGGAACTACTGTGCGAACTGAGGGACACGTCCATCCACTTCTACCATCGGAGCGAAGCCCTGGCCGAACGTGTGCAAGAGGTGGGGATGGCGACGTTGAAGAACTTCGTCACGGCCGCAAAGGATTGGTTCGACGCCGACCTCTCCCGGTTCAATTTCTATCTCATGCCCCTGGCGTTCGTCAGCCCGCCCGCCGAAGCGACGGGCCTGCCTCTGAGCCGCGAGGAAAAGAGCTTTCTTCGATACTTGGAGGCTCACAAGGCGCACGAGGATGATCCGGCGGGTCCCTACTCCGTGGCCATCCGCCTCGAGGTGCGATTCGTGCGCTCCAAAGCCACCGATGCGGCCGCCGTCAGGGTCACGACCGATCCGAAGGCTCCCGCCGTAAGATTGACCGAGGAGCAGTTCCGCGAGCGATATCCTTGGGATTACGGTGAACTAACGAAGAGGTGTCGCGAGCGCTACGCGGACTTCAAAGTGGACAAGAAGTACCATCAAATTCGAAAGGGCTTTGAACAGAACGAGCGGTTCGTCCACATTCGCAGACTGGATCCGGGCAACCCCAGGAGCGCCAAGAAGCCTTTCTTCGCACCGACTATTCTTCAGGAGATCGACAACCACTACCGAAAGAGGTAG
- a CDS encoding ParA family protein: MADKSPRTIATINFKGGVGKTTVTWCLGEVLSTTSNMRGLMFDLDAQMSLTQAIALNEHTGFLEDRFAKWYQTAIERKKTIFDALDAFTRPAQHFDFGVGYDFIYPLADTFHFVPSVEDLYWQELEIFDRDGVRDFIRRLLGKIDNCKQVPRYDFVLFDCPPSFTLLSYSVLSCCDLILIPVNPDFFASKGVALILNSLRMRIEPHPLPKIGVFMNKAKTYANAPTKEVQFYMREVKRVCDAAAARQKIEAKFFDSYIRERVGIKRAITGGGVPQEMVGDFQSLWRECVQFLS; encoded by the coding sequence ATGGCGGACAAGAGTCCAAGAACCATCGCAACCATCAACTTCAAGGGTGGGGTAGGGAAGACCACCGTGACCTGGTGCCTGGGGGAAGTTCTCTCCACGACGTCCAACATGCGCGGCTTGATGTTCGACCTGGATGCGCAGATGTCGTTGACCCAGGCCATTGCCCTCAACGAGCATACCGGCTTTCTAGAGGACCGGTTCGCCAAGTGGTATCAGACGGCCATCGAGCGTAAGAAGACGATTTTCGATGCGCTTGACGCGTTTACGAGACCTGCCCAGCACTTCGACTTCGGCGTCGGTTACGATTTTATCTACCCGCTGGCCGATACCTTCCATTTTGTCCCCTCGGTGGAAGATCTGTACTGGCAAGAACTGGAAATCTTTGACCGGGATGGGGTTCGGGACTTCATCCGCCGCCTGCTGGGCAAGATCGACAACTGCAAGCAGGTGCCGAGGTACGATTTCGTCCTCTTTGATTGTCCCCCTTCCTTCACCCTTCTTTCATACAGCGTGCTGAGTTGTTGCGACCTGATTCTCATTCCCGTTAACCCCGATTTCTTTGCATCCAAAGGTGTGGCCTTGATCTTGAATTCTCTCCGCATGCGGATCGAACCCCATCCCCTGCCCAAGATCGGCGTGTTCATGAATAAGGCCAAAACCTACGCCAACGCCCCGACGAAGGAAGTTCAGTTCTATATGCGGGAGGTGAAGAGGGTCTGCGATGCGGCGGCAGCCAGGCAGAAGATCGAGGCGAAGTTTTTCGATTCCTACATCCGGGAGCGCGTTGGGATCAAGAGGGCGATAACAGGCGGCGGTGTGCCCCAAGAGATGGTCGGCGATTTTCAATCGCTTTGGAGAGAATGCGTTCAATTCCTTTCATGA
- a CDS encoding ATP-binding protein, protein MKRLSVRSFGPVVEADVRFGDLTVFVGPQATGKSIFLQLVKLLVDAGPIRKELLRFGLKWRGLEEFNQLVFGEGMEGLGSAPGFQGAVDGQNFRLESHIKGSSRQQERLFYVPAQRVIALRDGLTRPFTDYRSGDPFVVREFSETLHKLVQQEFGKAGRLFPQPKRLKEALRKRVETSIFNRYELQTDSERLQRRIVLQKKEEVGTQTLPFLVWSAGQREFVPLLMGFYWLMPPTKVSRRGKLEWVVIEEPEMGLHPEAITAVMALVLELLRREYKVLISTHSPHVLDVVWALQTAKNHDGQPADVLKLFGLPTQSQQIANAALKKEYKAFYFARDGQVKDISDLDPGSDSPVEAGWGGLTEFSGRVADVVADLVSRAEKKKGGADA, encoded by the coding sequence ATGAAAAGGCTTAGCGTGCGAAGTTTCGGGCCTGTAGTTGAGGCCGATGTGCGTTTCGGCGACCTCACGGTTTTCGTCGGCCCCCAGGCCACGGGAAAAAGTATATTCCTTCAGCTCGTGAAACTGCTCGTGGACGCCGGTCCAATCCGCAAGGAGCTTCTGCGCTTCGGGCTGAAATGGAGAGGTTTGGAAGAGTTCAACCAGCTCGTCTTTGGCGAGGGCATGGAGGGGCTTGGTTCCGCACCCGGCTTCCAGGGCGCCGTGGATGGCCAGAACTTCAGGCTGGAGTCCCACATCAAAGGATCGAGCAGACAGCAAGAACGCCTGTTCTATGTTCCAGCCCAGAGGGTGATCGCCCTTCGGGACGGACTGACCCGGCCATTCACTGATTACCGCTCAGGCGACCCCTTCGTCGTTCGGGAGTTCAGCGAGACGCTCCACAAATTGGTGCAGCAGGAGTTCGGAAAAGCGGGCCGACTTTTCCCGCAGCCCAAGAGACTCAAGGAAGCCCTGCGAAAGCGTGTGGAGACCAGCATCTTCAACCGGTACGAACTTCAGACGGATAGCGAGCGCCTGCAGAGGCGCATCGTTCTTCAGAAGAAGGAGGAGGTCGGAACCCAGACCTTACCCTTCCTCGTCTGGTCGGCGGGCCAGCGGGAGTTCGTTCCCCTTCTCATGGGCTTCTACTGGCTCATGCCTCCCACCAAGGTCTCCCGCCGAGGGAAGCTGGAGTGGGTCGTCATCGAAGAGCCGGAGATGGGGCTTCACCCCGAGGCCATCACGGCCGTCATGGCGCTGGTCTTGGAACTCCTCCGCCGGGAGTACAAGGTGCTGATCTCCACGCATTCCCCGCACGTCCTGGACGTGGTTTGGGCCCTCCAAACCGCGAAGAACCATGATGGCCAGCCGGCGGATGTCCTCAAGCTGTTCGGTCTGCCCACACAGAGCCAGCAGATCGCCAACGCCGCCCTAAAGAAGGAGTACAAGGCCTTCTATTTCGCCAGAGACGGACAGGTGAAGGATATATCCGATCTCGATCCGGGCTCCGATTCCCCAGTGGAAGCCGGCTGGGGAGGGCTGACCGAGTTCAGCGGACGGGTGGCCGATGTTGTCGCCGACCTGGTGAGCAGGGCTGAGAAAAAGAAGGGCGGGGCCGACGCATGA